In one window of Carassius carassius chromosome 38, fCarCar2.1, whole genome shotgun sequence DNA:
- the LOC132119451 gene encoding transcription factor EB-like: MSSRIGLRLQLMRDQMQQEEQRERERERQQQAASMHYMQQRMPGPPAPSPAISAPTHFQAPMQVPVDVLKVQTHLENPTDYHIRQSMRQQVKEYLSTTYATKQAVHAVTSLVQPSPPPMPQGQTGSVPSTMPSPCMRTEQLMNSAGNSAPNSPMAMLNIGSSHENEMDEVIDDIISLQSCYDDIQTYIDPVVQMPNTLPLSSSHLDVYTGPGMSGSAIAMTSNSCPANLAIKRELSDAEARAMAKERQKKDNHNLIERRRRFNINDRIKELGTMIPKTNDLDVRWNKGTILRASVEYIKRMQKDIQRTREVENNFRRIEMANKQLWLRIQELERQAQMHGLPSTSPSGLSNTEVLNSFVKQENSPEENHLTHLPHLPPHYPHHQQHQGQPQPHTQLHQHQNQHQNQHLHSQPPLQYPAVGSSQHFDYAQSLDLCDSGIPGYQDGFGGIGDLGLLGGSVATMGKKSELGFLLMEEALSPLGEDPLLSTISPEASVDSSRRSSFSIEDSDIL, translated from the exons GCAGCGGGAGCGGGAGCGGGAGCGGCAGCAACAGGCAGCGTCCATGCATTACATGCAGCAACGCATGCCAGGCCCACCAGCGCCCTCGCCAGCCATCAGCGCACCAACACACTTCCAGGCACCCATGCAGGTGCCCGTTGACGTGTTAAAG GTGCAGACCCATCTTGAGAACCCCACGGACTACCACATTCGACAGTCTATGCGGCAGCAAGTCAAGGAGTACCTGTCCACCACATACGCCACCAAGCAGGCTGTACATGCAGTCACAAGCTTGGTACAGCCCTCTCCACCCCCCATGCCCCAGGGTCAGACAGGAAGCGTTCCATCGACCATGCCCTCTCCATGCATGCGCACTGAGCAGCTCATGAACTCTGCTGGGAACAGCGCACCCAACAGTCCCATGGCCATGCTCAACATCGGCTCCAGCCATGAGAATGAG ATGGATGaggttattgatgacatcatCAGCCTGCAGTCCTGTTATGATGACATCCAGACTTATATTGACCCTGTGGTCCAGATGCCAAACACC CTTCCACTGTCCAGCAGCCATTTGGATGTGTACACGGGGCCAGGAATGTCTGGATCAGCTATTGCCATGACCAGCAATTCCTGCCCTGCCAACCTGGCCATCAAGAGAGAGCTGTCAG ATGCAGAAGCTCGTGCAATGGCTAAAGAGAGGCAGAAGAAAGACAACCACAACCTGA TTGAAAGGAGGAGAAGGTTTAACATCAATGATCGAATTAAGGAGCTGGGCACCATGATCCCCAAAACCAATGATCt GGATGTACGCTGGAATAAAGGCACTATTCTGAGGGCCTCTGTGGAGTATATTAAACGCATGCAGAAGGACATCCAGAGAACCAGGGAGGTGGAGAACAACTTCAGGAGGATTGAGATGGCCAACAAACAGCTGTGGCTCCGCATTCAG GAGCTTGAGAGGCAGGCCCAGATGCATGGCCTCCCAAGCACCTCTCCATCCGGTCTTAGCAACACTGAGGTTCTAAACTCCTTCGTCAAGCAGGAGAACAGTCCTGAGGAGAACCACCTCACACATCTGCCCCATCTCCCTCCTCACTACCCCCATCATCAGCAGCACCAGGGTCAGCCGCAGCCCCACACTCAGCTCCACCAGCACCAGAACCAGCACCAGAACCAGCACCTTCACTCCCAGCCCCCGCTGCAGTACCCGGCCGTGGGCAGCTCCCAGCACTTTGACTATGCCCAGTCGCTGGACTTATGCGACAGTGGCATCCCAGGATATCAGGATGGCTTTGGGGGCATTGGGGATCTCGGCTTGTTGGGCGGAAGTGTCGCGACAATGGGAAAGAAGAGCGAACTGGGCTTCTTGCTGATGGAAGAGGCCCTGTCACCGTTAGGAGAAGACCCACTGCTGTCCACCATATCCCCCGAGGCTTCTGTGGACAGCAGCCGCCGTAGCAGCTTTAGCATAGAGGACTCAGACATACTGTGA